One window from the genome of Armatimonadota bacterium encodes:
- a CDS encoding penicillin acylase family protein, which translates to MRRLLLVLLVVILTVAAVAGGAGVYLARRPFPQISGAVRVSGLGDPVEVVRDRWGIPHLFARSSRALFLAQGFVHAQDRLWQMELNRRTASGRLAEIFGEAALPTDRFLRTIGLRRVAEAHLGAVSPQTKQNLDAYAAGVNAFIAGARGRLPIEFTLLGFAPEPWTPADSLAYGKLMAWVLGGDWRVEILRQQLLERFGDGALERLLPGYPSDAPVITGGWYLPGMGLRSLPGIGSNNWVVAGNRAETGSPLLANDPHLESQMPSIWYLMHLNGGPYDVVGATFPGVPGVIVGHNRDIAWGVTNANPDVQDLYIERFHPEDPARYLHKGQWIPATVVRETIKVKGRNEPAVEIVRVTRHGPILNNVVRGLHAPLALRWTALESSTIIESVDGVNRASTWDEFRQALRAWDAPSQNFVFAHRNGEIGYQMPGRIPVRAKGTGAVPVPGWTGEHEWTGWLPFEALPSAHGRDGFLLTANNRIAPPGYPHFLGRDWDVGYRARRINELLSEGTQSVETFKRIHSDVTSLPGRAMVEALRPVRILDPALQPVFAELLQWDGVLSASSRPAAVYEALLDALVKEVFRTPLDEAVFGRYLRQYEGAVQTVLALLRDPSSGWWRGSRDRLVETALRDAVRTLEGQLGPKREGWRWGRLHQPTFVHPIGRIRSLAWIFNTTPPEVGGDAFTVNNSAFNPEEPFRQVVVASYRQILDPADWDRSLVIHTTGQSGLPFHRHYRDFAALWARGEYVPLLFSRQKIEDAAVGRLVLAPR; encoded by the coding sequence ATGCGCCGCCTGCTGCTCGTCCTGCTGGTAGTGATCCTGACCGTTGCCGCCGTCGCCGGTGGAGCCGGCGTCTATCTGGCGCGCCGCCCGTTCCCTCAGATCTCTGGGGCGGTACGCGTCTCCGGTTTGGGCGATCCCGTGGAGGTGGTGCGCGACCGGTGGGGAATCCCCCACCTTTTCGCGCGGTCCTCACGCGCGCTGTTTCTCGCGCAGGGCTTCGTCCACGCGCAGGATCGTCTCTGGCAGATGGAGCTCAACCGCCGTACCGCCTCCGGCCGTCTGGCCGAGATCTTCGGTGAGGCGGCGCTGCCGACCGACCGGTTCCTGCGCACGATCGGCCTGCGGCGCGTCGCCGAGGCGCACCTGGGCGCCGTCAGCCCGCAGACGAAACAGAACCTTGACGCCTACGCCGCCGGGGTGAACGCCTTCATCGCAGGCGCGCGCGGCCGGCTTCCCATCGAGTTCACGCTGCTGGGCTTCGCTCCTGAGCCCTGGACCCCGGCCGACAGCCTGGCTTACGGCAAGCTGATGGCGTGGGTGTTGGGCGGCGATTGGCGGGTGGAGATACTGCGCCAGCAACTCCTCGAACGGTTCGGCGACGGTGCGCTGGAGCGGCTGCTGCCTGGGTACCCGTCCGACGCGCCGGTCATCACCGGCGGGTGGTACCTTCCGGGCATGGGCCTGAGGAGCCTGCCCGGCATAGGCAGCAACAACTGGGTCGTCGCCGGAAACCGCGCGGAGACCGGCAGCCCGTTGCTGGCCAATGATCCGCACCTGGAATCCCAGATGCCGTCTATCTGGTACCTGATGCACCTGAACGGCGGGCCCTACGACGTCGTCGGGGCCACATTCCCAGGCGTGCCCGGCGTCATCGTCGGGCACAACCGGGACATCGCGTGGGGCGTGACCAACGCCAACCCCGACGTGCAGGACCTGTACATTGAGCGGTTCCATCCCGAGGATCCGGCGCGGTATCTGCACAAGGGGCAGTGGATCCCGGCGACCGTAGTCCGCGAGACGATCAAGGTCAAGGGCCGGAACGAGCCGGCCGTCGAGATCGTGCGCGTCACGCGCCACGGCCCGATCCTGAACAATGTGGTGCGTGGGCTGCACGCCCCTCTGGCGCTGCGGTGGACGGCGCTGGAGTCGAGCACCATCATCGAGTCGGTGGACGGGGTCAACCGCGCGTCCACCTGGGATGAGTTCCGGCAGGCGCTGAGGGCGTGGGACGCGCCGTCCCAGAACTTCGTCTTCGCCCACCGCAATGGCGAGATCGGCTACCAGATGCCGGGGCGCATCCCTGTACGGGCCAAGGGAACGGGCGCGGTGCCGGTGCCCGGGTGGACCGGCGAGCACGAGTGGACCGGATGGCTGCCGTTCGAGGCGCTCCCCAGCGCCCATGGGCGCGATGGGTTCCTGCTCACCGCCAACAACCGCATCGCGCCGCCGGGCTATCCGCACTTCCTGGGCCGCGACTGGGACGTGGGGTACCGCGCGCGGCGCATCAATGAGCTCCTCTCTGAGGGCACCCAGTCGGTCGAGACCTTCAAGCGCATCCACAGCGACGTGACCTCGCTCCCGGGCAGGGCCATGGTCGAGGCGCTGCGGCCGGTGAGGATCCTGGACCCGGCGCTCCAGCCGGTCTTTGCCGAACTGCTCCAGTGGGACGGCGTGCTCTCGGCTTCCAGCCGGCCTGCCGCCGTGTACGAGGCGCTCCTGGATGCCCTGGTCAAGGAGGTGTTCCGGACGCCACTCGACGAGGCGGTCTTCGGTCGCTACCTGCGCCAGTACGAGGGGGCGGTGCAGACGGTGCTCGCGCTGCTGCGCGACCCTTCCTCTGGTTGGTGGCGGGGCAGCCGCGATCGGCTGGTGGAGACCGCGCTGCGCGATGCGGTGCGGACCCTGGAAGGGCAGCTCGGACCCAAGCGGGAGGGGTGGCGGTGGGGAAGGCTGCACCAACCCACCTTCGTCCATCCCATCGGGCGCATCAGGTCCCTGGCCTGGATCTTCAACACGACGCCCCCAGAGGTAGGCGGCGACGCCTTCACTGTCAACAACAGCGCCTTCAACCCGGAAGAGCCGTTCCGGCAGGTTGTGGTGGCCTCGTACCGGCAGATCCTCGACCCGGCGGACTGGGATCGGTCGCTGGTGATCCACACAACGGGGCAGAGCGGCCTGCCCTTCCACCGGCACTACCGTGATTTCGCGGCGCTTTGGGCGAGGGGAGAGTACGTGCCGCTGCTGTTTTCGCGGCAGAAGATCGAAGACGCCGCGGTCGGAAGGCTGGTGCTGGCGCCGAGGTAG
- a CDS encoding cation transporter: protein MQTPAGPTGSRKLRAAGISLAAGVAILGLKVAAYMVTGSVALLSDAAESVVNILAANVALVSLLVAVRPPDEGHQYGHAKAEYVSSATEGAMIAAAGGWIVLTAANRLLNPQPLVHIPVGLFLLVAGTALNLAVALYLLRVSRAGRSIALEASAKHLLSDVITSAGVFVGLGLVAVTGWAPLDAIAAIVVGANIGWMGLVLLRRSISGLMDARFPPEEEAKIRTVLDEHQGEIVEYHALRTREAGADRFLDVHLVLHRSFSVGQAHLICDDLEHHLQEELPGVDVTIHVEPCDASCARCAEPAQDALSRGVR from the coding sequence ATGCAGACACCTGCCGGGCCAACCGGTTCCCGCAAGCTTCGCGCAGCCGGCATCTCGCTGGCAGCCGGCGTGGCGATCCTCGGGCTCAAGGTGGCCGCCTACATGGTCACCGGTTCGGTGGCGCTGCTCTCCGACGCCGCGGAGTCGGTGGTCAACATCCTGGCGGCGAACGTCGCGCTGGTGAGTCTGCTGGTCGCGGTTCGCCCCCCGGACGAAGGCCATCAGTACGGCCACGCGAAGGCCGAGTACGTTAGCAGCGCCACCGAAGGGGCGATGATTGCGGCGGCCGGCGGTTGGATCGTGCTGACCGCGGCCAACCGGCTGCTCAACCCGCAACCACTGGTTCACATTCCTGTTGGCCTCTTTCTGCTGGTGGCCGGCACGGCATTGAACCTGGCCGTCGCGCTCTACCTGCTGCGCGTGTCGCGCGCCGGGCGGTCAATCGCGCTCGAGGCGTCGGCCAAGCACCTTCTTTCGGACGTCATCACCTCCGCGGGCGTCTTCGTCGGGCTGGGCCTCGTGGCCGTCACCGGCTGGGCGCCTTTGGACGCGATCGCGGCCATCGTCGTCGGCGCCAACATCGGCTGGATGGGGCTGGTGCTGTTGCGGCGCTCGATCAGCGGCCTGATGGACGCCCGGTTTCCTCCCGAGGAAGAGGCCAAGATCCGGACGGTACTCGACGAACACCAGGGCGAGATCGTTGAGTACCACGCGTTGCGCACCCGTGAGGCCGGCGCCGACCGGTTCCTCGATGTGCACCTGGTGCTGCACAGGTCGTTCTCGGTCGGCCAGGCGCACCTTATCTGCGACGACCTGGAGCACCACCTGCAGGAGGAGCTGCCCGGCGTTGACGTGACGATCCACGTGGAGCCGTGCGACGCCTCCTGCGCCCGCTGCGCGGAGCCGGCGCAGGACGCGCTCTCACGCGGGGTGCGGTAG